One region of Cuculus canorus isolate bCucCan1 chromosome 6, bCucCan1.pri, whole genome shotgun sequence genomic DNA includes:
- the METTL8 gene encoding tRNA N(3)-methylcytidine methyltransferase METTL8, mitochondrial, translated as MNFITRLSALCLRKSKMQQRHQSSRRPAVPLGSRILTDPSKVFEHNMWDHMQWSQEEEENAKEKAAENSLVKVQPEDQDKYEREASKYWNEFYKTHKNNFFKDRNWLFLEFPEILPERKREELKSEERSSENTKVNSTKSFSHKKEIFEEGEKYCRKNYEGGSTSVQGNAYNKKQAKSLTDNPHGANCGEELGSIESFPGSGATYRILEVGCGAGNSVFPILKVLCNTPGTFLYCCDFASGAVELVKSHSSYNSAWCSAFVHDVCDDALPYPFPDEILDVILLVFVLSTIHPDRMQGVVNRLAKLLKPGGMLLFRDYGRYDRAQLRFKKGHCLSENFYVRGDGTRVYFFTKDEVWNMFNLAGLTEVQNLVDRRLQVNRKKKVKMQRVWIQSKFQKPLSCSLNNPEKTPKGTLTDNGTMNSRN; from the exons ATGAATTTCATTACAAGGCTTTCTGCTTTGTGTCTGAGGAAGAGCAAGATGCAACAGAGGCACCAAAGTAGCAGACGACCAGCTGTTCCACTTGGATCACGGATTTTAACTGATCCTTCTAAAGTTTTTGAGCATAACATGTG GGACCACATGCAGTGGTcacaagaagaggaggagaatgccaaggaaaaagcagcagagaactCGCTTGTGAAAGTCCAACCAGAAGACCAAG ATAAATATGAGAGAGAAGCCAGTAAATATTGGAATGAATTTTACAAGActcataaaaataactttttcaagGATCGGAATTGGCTGTTTCTGGAGTTTCCAGAAATTcttccagaaagaaagagagaagagttgaaatcagaagaaagatcttcagaaaacacaaaagttaATAGTACAAAGAGTTTTTCACacaaaaaagagatttttgaggaaggagaaaaatattgcagGAAAAATTATGAAGGTGGTTCTACTTCTGTTCAAGGAAATGCATATaataaaaaacaagcaaaatccCTTACTGACAATCCGCACGGTGCAAACTGTGGAGAAGAGCTTGGCAGTATAGAATCCTTCCCTGGGAGTGGTGCCACTTATAGAATACTAGAG GTTGGTTGtggtgctggaaacagtgtcTTTCCTATTTTGAAAGTTCTGTG CAATACACCTGGAACCTTTCTATACTGTTGTGATTTTGCTTCAGGAGCAGTGGAGCTGGTAAAG TCACATTCGTCCTACAATTCAGCCTGGTGTTCTGCCTTTGTTCATGATGTGTGTGATGATGCTTTACCCTATCCTTTTCCAGATGAGATCCTGGATGTCATTTTACTTGTCTTTGTGCTCTCTACTATTCATCCTGACAG GATGCAAGGGGTTGTAAATAGGTTGGCTAAACTACTGAAACCTGGAGGAATGTTGTTATTTCGAGACTATGGAAGATATGATAGAGCCCAACTTCGTTTTAAAAAAG GTCATTGCTTGTCAGAAAATTTTTATGTACGAGGAGATGGAACCAGAGTGTACTTCTTTACCAAAG ATGAGGTATGGAACATGTTCAACTTGGCTGGATTAACTGAAGTACAGAATTTAGTTGATCGACGATTACAagtaaacaggaagaaaaaagtgaa